Proteins encoded in a region of the Streptomyces sp. NBC_01471 genome:
- a CDS encoding energy-coupling factor ABC transporter permease, with the protein MHVPDGFINAPVSAVTGVIAAGAIAVSLRGARRELDERTAPLAGLVAAFIFSVQMLNFPVAAGTSGHLLGGALAAILVGPYTGVLCVSVVLLMQGILFADGGLTALGVNITDMAIVTTVVAYAVFRGLVKVLPRRRSSVTAASFVAALLSVPCAALAFTAMYALGGTTDVPVGKVLTAMVGVHVLIGIGEAAITALTVGAVIAVRPDLVYGARGLTAPLKLRVGGELVDAPAAEPVPAAARSARSTRKIWGIGLITALVLAGFVSFYASASPDGLEKVAHDKGIDAKEQPHHTGDSPLAGYGVKDISDARLSGGLAGLIGVGATVVVGSGVFWVIRRRRTQAPAGPRAEAV; encoded by the coding sequence ATGCATGTCCCCGACGGATTCATCAACGCCCCCGTATCGGCGGTGACCGGTGTCATCGCCGCGGGCGCGATAGCCGTCAGCCTCCGGGGCGCGCGCCGTGAGCTGGACGAGCGCACCGCGCCGCTCGCCGGTCTGGTCGCCGCCTTCATCTTCTCCGTGCAGATGCTGAACTTCCCCGTCGCCGCCGGCACCAGCGGACATCTGCTGGGCGGCGCGCTCGCCGCGATCCTGGTCGGCCCGTACACCGGGGTGCTCTGTGTCTCCGTCGTCCTGCTGATGCAGGGCATCCTCTTCGCCGACGGCGGGCTCACCGCGCTCGGGGTGAACATCACGGACATGGCCATCGTGACGACCGTCGTCGCGTACGCCGTCTTCCGCGGCCTGGTCAAGGTGCTGCCCCGCCGCCGCAGCTCGGTCACCGCCGCCTCCTTCGTCGCCGCGCTGCTCTCGGTGCCCTGCGCCGCGCTCGCCTTCACCGCGATGTACGCGCTGGGCGGCACCACCGATGTCCCGGTCGGCAAGGTGCTCACCGCGATGGTCGGCGTCCACGTCCTCATCGGCATCGGCGAGGCCGCGATCACCGCACTCACCGTCGGCGCCGTGATCGCCGTCCGCCCCGACCTGGTCTACGGCGCCCGCGGTCTGACCGCCCCGCTCAAGCTCCGGGTCGGCGGCGAACTCGTCGACGCGCCCGCGGCCGAGCCGGTCCCGGCCGCCGCCCGGTCCGCCCGCTCCACCCGCAAGATCTGGGGCATCGGGCTGATCACCGCCCTCGTACTGGCCGGGTTCGTCTCCTTCTACGCGTCCGCCAGCCCCGACGGCCTGGAGAAGGTCGCCCACGACAAGGGCATCGACGCCAAGGAGCAGCCGCACCACACCGGGGACTCCCCGCTCGCCGGGTACGGCGTCAAGGACATCTCCGACGCCCGGCTCTCCGGCGGTCTCGCCGGGCTGATCGGCGTCGGCGCCACGGTCGTCGTGGGCAGCGGTGTCTTCTGGGTGATCCGCCGCCGCCGTACGCAGGCCCCGGCCGGTCCGCGCGCGGAAGCCGTCTGA
- the cbiQ gene encoding cobalt ECF transporter T component CbiQ, with protein sequence MGAGHAHKLYRHGHSPVHDLPPHCKLAAVFTFVIVVVSTPREAMWAFALYAVLLAGVTAVARIPAGFLLKRLLIEIPFVAFAVLMPFVVPGDQVHVLGLSLSVPGLWGAWNVLAKGTLGVAASVLLASTTELRSLLLGLQRLKLPPMLVQIASFMIRYGDVITDEMRRMSIARRSRGFEARGVRQWGVLGKSAGALFIRSYERGERVHLAMVSRGYTGTMPVIDEVTASGAQWRSAAALPVAALCVCLLGWTL encoded by the coding sequence ATGGGCGCCGGTCACGCGCACAAGCTCTACCGGCACGGCCACTCGCCGGTCCACGACCTGCCCCCGCACTGCAAGCTCGCCGCCGTCTTCACCTTCGTCATCGTGGTGGTCTCCACCCCGCGCGAGGCGATGTGGGCGTTCGCGCTGTACGCGGTGCTGCTCGCCGGGGTCACCGCCGTGGCCCGCATCCCGGCCGGGTTCCTCCTCAAGCGGCTGCTCATCGAGATCCCGTTCGTGGCCTTCGCGGTGCTCATGCCGTTCGTCGTCCCCGGCGACCAGGTCCACGTCCTGGGCCTCTCGCTCAGCGTGCCCGGACTCTGGGGCGCCTGGAACGTGCTGGCCAAGGGCACACTCGGGGTCGCCGCGTCCGTGCTCCTGGCGTCCACCACCGAGCTGCGCTCGCTGCTCCTCGGGCTCCAGCGGCTGAAGCTCCCGCCGATGCTGGTGCAGATCGCGTCCTTCATGATCCGGTACGGTGACGTGATCACCGACGAGATGCGCCGGATGTCGATCGCCCGCCGCTCGCGCGGCTTCGAGGCGCGCGGCGTACGGCAGTGGGGGGTGCTCGGCAAGTCGGCAGGGGCGCTCTTCATCCGCTCCTACGAACGGGGCGAACGCGTACATCTGGCCATGGTCAGCCGGGGATACACCGGGACCATGCCGGTCATCGACGAAGTGACGGCGTCGGGCGCGCAGTGGCGGTCCGCCGCGGCACTCCCCGTGGCCGCGCTCTGCGTCTGTCTGCTGGGATGGACCCTGTGA
- a CDS encoding ABC transporter ATP-binding protein, with product MDPVTTTPTAPPSLEVAGLAYAYPDGHQALFGVDLAVQRGERVALLGPNGAGKTTLVLHLNGILTGGAGTVSVAGLPVAKANLAEIRRRVGIVFQDPDDQLFMPTVREDVAFGPAASGLRGPELEARVVAALTQVGMESYADRPPHHLSYGQRRRVAVATVLAMEPEILVMDEPSSNLDPASRRELADILRSLEVTVLMVTHDLPYALELCPRALVLSDGVIVGDGPTGDILADETLMRAHRLELPFGFDPRAAARPAATA from the coding sequence ATGGACCCTGTGACTACGACCCCCACCGCCCCTCCTTCCCTAGAGGTCGCCGGCCTCGCCTACGCCTACCCCGACGGCCATCAGGCGCTCTTCGGGGTCGACCTGGCCGTCCAGCGCGGCGAGCGGGTCGCCCTGCTCGGCCCCAACGGCGCGGGCAAGACCACGCTCGTCCTCCATCTCAACGGCATCCTCACCGGCGGCGCGGGCACCGTCTCGGTGGCCGGGCTGCCGGTCGCGAAGGCCAACCTCGCGGAGATCCGCCGCCGCGTCGGCATCGTCTTCCAGGACCCCGACGACCAGCTCTTCATGCCGACGGTCCGCGAGGACGTGGCGTTCGGCCCGGCCGCGTCCGGGCTGCGCGGCCCGGAGCTGGAGGCGCGGGTCGTCGCGGCGCTCACCCAGGTCGGCATGGAGTCCTACGCGGACCGCCCCCCGCACCACCTCTCGTACGGCCAGCGCCGCCGCGTCGCGGTCGCGACGGTCCTCGCGATGGAGCCGGAGATCCTGGTCATGGACGAGCCGTCGTCCAACCTCGACCCGGCGTCCCGCCGCGAACTCGCCGACATCCTGCGGTCGTTGGAGGTGACGGTGCTGATGGTGACGCACGACCTGCCGTACGCGCTGGAGCTGTGCCCGCGCGCCCTGGTGCTCAGCGACGGCGTGATCGTCGGCGACGGGCCGACCGGCGACATCCTGGCGGACGAGACGCTGATGCGGGCGCACCGGCTTGAGCTGCCGTTCGGCTTCGACCCGCGCGCGGCGGCCCGACCGGCCGCCACCGCCTAG
- a CDS encoding SDR family NAD(P)-dependent oxidoreductase, which translates to MTLQGKTALVTGGTSGIGRAVAMKLAHRGAHVIVTGRDKRRGEEVIAEIDAQGGNARFIAADLANFDDVRRLAGAAADVDVLVNNAGVFPGRPTEQTTEKDFDLVFDVNVKAPFYLTATIAPRMAARGGGAIISISTMAATIGMSGLAAYGASKAAIEALTKSWTAEYGPQGVRVNVVAPGPTRTPANAAMGEMFDALTATVPARRGADPDEIAAAVCFLASDEASFIYGAVLHADGGRVAV; encoded by the coding sequence ATGACGCTTCAGGGAAAGACCGCGCTCGTGACGGGCGGCACTTCGGGTATCGGCCGCGCCGTTGCAATGAAGCTGGCGCACCGCGGCGCGCACGTGATCGTGACCGGTCGCGACAAGCGGCGCGGCGAGGAGGTCATCGCCGAGATCGACGCGCAGGGAGGCAATGCCCGGTTCATCGCCGCCGATCTCGCGAACTTCGACGACGTGCGGCGCCTGGCCGGGGCCGCGGCGGATGTCGACGTGCTCGTGAACAATGCCGGCGTCTTCCCGGGCCGCCCGACCGAGCAGACCACGGAGAAGGACTTCGACCTCGTCTTCGACGTCAACGTCAAGGCACCGTTCTACCTGACCGCGACAATCGCGCCGCGGATGGCCGCCCGGGGCGGTGGCGCCATCATCAGCATCTCGACAATGGCGGCGACCATCGGCATGAGCGGCCTGGCCGCCTACGGAGCCTCCAAGGCGGCGATCGAGGCCCTGACCAAGTCCTGGACTGCCGAGTACGGCCCGCAGGGCGTACGGGTCAACGTCGTGGCCCCGGGACCGACTCGCACCCCGGCGAACGCCGCGATGGGCGAGATGTTCGACGCCCTGACCGCAACCGTGCCGGCACGACGAGGAGCGGATCCCGACGAGATCGCCGCGGCCGTCTGCTTCCTCGCCTCCGACGAGGCCAGCTTCATCTACGGGGCTGTGCTGCACGCCGATGGGGGCCGCGTCGCGGTCTGA
- a CDS encoding NmrA family NAD(P)-binding protein, whose amino-acid sequence MILVTTAGKVGSEAVRLLTQQQMPVRVLVRDPAKAKALADAGAHVVEGDLQVPASIDAAMAGVAAVVLVSPAVPAQELNVVASAARAGVGHIVKASSKASPDSPIARRRGQSEIEAGLAASGMPHTVLRSNAYMQNVLALAPAITKTSGFGSAAGKGRTGMVDARDVAAVAAKIAAMPAAHADKTYWLSGLETLSNDEAAAVLSRLLGRTITYRELSFEENKDAMIRAGVPERIAHMNAQAFSLTAEGDADWVTQDLPTLLGRPARSFEQYAGDYAASFA is encoded by the coding sequence ATGATCCTTGTCACCACTGCCGGGAAGGTCGGCTCCGAAGCGGTGCGCCTGCTCACGCAGCAGCAGATGCCGGTCCGGGTGTTGGTCCGGGACCCGGCGAAGGCGAAGGCGCTGGCGGATGCGGGCGCGCACGTCGTCGAGGGCGACTTGCAGGTGCCGGCGAGCATCGATGCGGCAATGGCGGGAGTGGCCGCGGTGGTGCTGGTCAGCCCCGCCGTACCCGCGCAGGAACTGAACGTCGTCGCCAGCGCCGCGCGGGCCGGGGTCGGGCACATCGTCAAGGCCAGCAGCAAGGCTTCGCCCGACTCGCCGATCGCCCGGCGGCGCGGGCAGAGCGAGATCGAGGCAGGGCTGGCCGCCAGCGGGATGCCCCACACCGTGCTGCGCTCGAACGCCTACATGCAGAACGTCCTTGCATTGGCGCCCGCGATCACCAAGACCAGCGGCTTCGGGTCCGCAGCCGGCAAGGGGCGCACCGGCATGGTCGACGCCCGGGACGTGGCGGCGGTGGCCGCCAAGATCGCCGCCATGCCCGCCGCGCACGCCGATAAGACCTACTGGCTCTCCGGCCTGGAAACGCTCTCCAACGACGAGGCAGCCGCCGTGCTCTCCAGGCTGCTGGGCCGGACCATCACCTACCGGGAACTGAGCTTCGAGGAGAACAAGGACGCGATGATCCGCGCCGGGGTCCCCGAGCGGATCGCCCACATGAACGCCCAGGCGTTCAGTCTGACCGCCGAGGGCGACGCCGACTGGGTCACCCAGGACCTGCCGACCCTACTGGGCCGCCCGGCACGCTCGTTCGAACAGTACGCCGGCGACTACGCCGCCTCGTTCGCGTAG
- a CDS encoding TetR/AcrR family transcriptional regulator, translating into MGTDGRDRPKLTAKGARTRARIVDAAARLIHERGVASTTLDDVRAAAEVSGSQLYHYFADKDELVQAVIDHQADTILGNQRQADLGSIEGLTGWRDMVISQAKSTEARGGCPLGSLGGQLAEADPEARALIAAGFDQWSATIGDGLRTLHTAGHLASEIDPDDLAVTLLAVLQGGLLLAQIHRDPRALETALDTLIALASSGPAAAPRGRNPARTEPSTPH; encoded by the coding sequence ATGGGAACTGATGGGCGGGACCGGCCGAAGCTGACCGCAAAGGGGGCGCGCACCCGAGCCCGGATCGTGGACGCTGCCGCCCGGCTGATCCACGAGCGGGGCGTCGCGAGCACCACACTTGACGATGTGCGGGCTGCGGCAGAGGTCAGCGGATCGCAGCTCTATCACTACTTCGCCGACAAGGACGAACTCGTCCAGGCGGTCATCGACCACCAGGCCGACACCATCCTGGGCAATCAGCGACAGGCCGACCTCGGCAGCATCGAAGGGCTCACAGGCTGGCGGGACATGGTGATCAGCCAGGCGAAGAGCACCGAAGCCAGGGGAGGCTGCCCCCTCGGATCGCTCGGCGGCCAACTCGCCGAGGCCGACCCCGAGGCCCGCGCCCTGATCGCCGCCGGATTCGACCAGTGGTCCGCCACCATCGGCGACGGCCTGCGAACCCTTCACACGGCCGGGCACCTCGCGAGCGAGATCGACCCGGACGACCTCGCTGTCACCCTCCTCGCCGTGCTCCAGGGGGGCCTGCTCCTCGCGCAAATCCACCGCGACCCCCGTGCCCTCGAAACCGCGCTCGACACCCTCATCGCCCTCGCCTCCAGCGGGCCGGCCGCCGCACCGCGAGGCAGGAACCCAGCACGCACCGAGCCGTCCACCCCGCACTGA
- a CDS encoding SDR family NAD(P)-dependent oxidoreductase, producing the protein MPTTPATPATPSGNPSARARTRPWDVHRLPRADGRTFLITGGNAGIGYFTAEQLAGTGATVVLGSRDAAKARAAMASIRSRVPGARLRHLPLDLADPASVRDAAAVLGPDPLDAVVLNAGVLLDRPQRHETAQGHELMFATNHLGHFALVARLAPLLRAAAASRVVTTGSFAARSERLDLDDLQCLRDYRPKRTYGRSKLAQMLFGFELDRRLRAAGSGTLSVVVHPGGALDSLTPDRPPVHARTTGERLRGLPAGLLLQGKEAAARPAVRAVLDPAVEGGQLWGPRVFGLRGRPKPEAVRPHLADPAVAARLWEVSCELTGSDPASGLVRAATGGRPPAAS; encoded by the coding sequence ATGCCCACCACGCCCGCCACGCCCGCCACGCCGTCCGGAAATCCGTCTGCCCGGGCAAGGACCCGGCCGTGGGACGTCCACCGGCTGCCCCGGGCCGACGGCAGGACCTTCCTGATCACCGGTGGCAACGCGGGGATCGGATACTTCACCGCCGAGCAGCTCGCCGGGACCGGGGCCACCGTGGTCCTCGGCAGCCGGGACGCGGCGAAGGCCCGAGCCGCCATGGCCTCGATCCGCTCCCGTGTCCCCGGGGCCCGGCTCCGGCACCTGCCCCTCGATCTCGCCGACCCCGCCTCGGTCCGGGACGCGGCGGCCGTGCTGGGCCCGGACCCCCTCGACGCGGTCGTGCTCAACGCCGGGGTGCTGCTCGACCGGCCGCAGCGCCACGAGACCGCGCAGGGACATGAGTTGATGTTCGCGACCAACCATCTCGGCCATTTCGCCCTGGTCGCCCGGCTGGCACCGCTGCTCCGGGCGGCGGCCGCGAGCCGTGTCGTGACCACGGGCAGCTTCGCGGCCCGCTCGGAGCGGCTGGATCTCGACGACCTCCAGTGTCTGCGGGACTACCGGCCCAAGCGGACCTACGGACGGTCGAAGCTGGCCCAGATGCTGTTCGGCTTCGAGCTGGACCGCCGTCTGCGGGCCGCCGGGAGCGGGACGCTGAGCGTGGTGGTGCATCCGGGCGGCGCGCTCGACTCCCTCACACCGGACCGCCCGCCGGTCCACGCCCGGACCACGGGTGAGCGGCTGCGGGGCCTGCCCGCGGGCCTCCTCCTCCAGGGCAAGGAGGCCGCGGCCCGGCCCGCTGTCCGGGCCGTCCTCGATCCGGCGGTGGAGGGCGGACAGCTGTGGGGCCCCCGGGTGTTCGGGCTGCGGGGCAGGCCGAAGCCCGAAGCGGTCCGTCCGCACCTGGCCGATCCGGCGGTCGCCGCGCGCCTGTGGGAGGTCAGCTGCGAACTGACCGGCTCCGACCCGGCTTCCGGGCTCGTACGGGCGGCCACCGGCGGGCGGCCACCGGCCGCGTCTTAG
- a CDS encoding serine hydrolase domain-containing protein, with the protein MDVQGTVADGFEAVRDAFVRNFTHRAERGAAVTVYRDGHKVVDLWAGTKDVDGAEPWALDTAQVVRSATKGVAAAVPLLLHQRGQLDLDAPVSTYWPEFKAGGKERALVRHFLAHRTGVPLIDRPLTPAEAVDGVSGPRAVAAQQAVWEPGTEHGYHAQTYSWLLSELVRRVTGRTIGRWIAEEIARPLDIDFWVGLPAEEAHRVGRIGTVAAPPVGSGLKLKPKRSVSDAYQDPSSLTSRAFGAIEPFPDENDAGYRAAELPGSGGISTARALARVYAAMIGRVDNGPRLFAPATLALARSEESSGPDRVLVVNTRFGLGFMLHGPSAPLLGPGSFGHPGRGGSLGFADPESGVALGYVTNALQKGVTADPRAQALVRAVRSAT; encoded by the coding sequence GTGGACGTCCAGGGCACAGTGGCGGACGGATTCGAGGCGGTCCGGGACGCCTTCGTACGGAACTTCACACACCGTGCGGAGCGGGGCGCCGCCGTCACCGTCTACCGCGACGGGCACAAGGTCGTCGACCTCTGGGCCGGTACGAAGGACGTCGACGGCGCCGAACCCTGGGCCCTGGACACCGCCCAGGTCGTCAGGTCCGCGACCAAGGGGGTGGCCGCCGCCGTCCCGCTGCTCCTGCACCAGCGCGGCCAGCTGGACCTCGACGCCCCGGTCTCCACGTACTGGCCGGAGTTCAAGGCCGGCGGCAAGGAACGCGCCCTCGTCCGGCACTTCCTGGCGCACCGCACCGGCGTCCCGCTCATCGACCGCCCGCTCACCCCCGCCGAGGCCGTCGACGGTGTGTCGGGCCCGCGCGCCGTCGCCGCCCAGCAGGCCGTCTGGGAGCCCGGCACCGAGCACGGGTACCACGCGCAGACGTACAGCTGGCTGCTGAGCGAACTCGTCCGGCGGGTCACCGGCCGCACCATCGGACGCTGGATCGCCGAGGAGATCGCCCGCCCCCTCGACATCGACTTCTGGGTCGGCCTCCCCGCCGAGGAGGCGCACCGGGTCGGCCGGATCGGTACCGTCGCCGCGCCGCCGGTCGGCAGCGGCCTCAAGCTCAAGCCGAAGCGGTCCGTCAGCGACGCGTACCAGGACCCCTCCTCGCTGACCAGCCGCGCCTTCGGTGCGATCGAACCGTTCCCCGACGAGAACGACGCCGGCTACCGGGCCGCCGAACTCCCCGGCTCCGGTGGCATCTCCACCGCCCGCGCCCTGGCCCGTGTCTACGCCGCGATGATCGGCCGCGTCGACAACGGCCCCCGCCTCTTCGCCCCCGCCACCCTCGCGCTGGCCCGCAGCGAGGAGTCGTCGGGCCCGGACCGCGTGCTCGTGGTGAACACCCGTTTCGGCCTCGGCTTCATGCTGCACGGCCCGTCGGCCCCGCTGCTCGGCCCCGGCTCGTTCGGCCACCCCGGCCGGGGCGGCTCGCTCGGGTTCGCGGACCCGGAGTCGGGGGTCGCGCTGGGATATGTGACCAACGCGCTCCAGAAGGGCGTCACCGCCGATCCGCGCGCCCAGGCCCTGGTCAGGGCGGTCCGCTCGGCGACATGA
- a CDS encoding SDR family NAD(P)-dependent oxidoreductase, with protein sequence MDTTRRFEGYAVLITGAGRGIGAATARRFTDEGARVLVTDLDGDRAEKTAAALPGALPFTCDVTDRSAVEAAVAYAVAEFGALDVLVNNAYACSPDAPLFEDEDDASWHRDLDATLSGAFRVSRAALPHLAAAGGRGAIVSVGSVNGAQDFGNHAYSAAKAGLTSLTRTLAGHAAPRGVRVNLVAPGTIHTDVWALRGVEGTLEQAAKHYPLGRVGVPDDIAAAIAFLASRDAAWITGVTLPVDGGLLNSNLGLRASLG encoded by the coding sequence ATGGATACCACGAGGCGGTTCGAGGGTTACGCGGTCCTGATCACCGGCGCCGGAAGGGGAATCGGCGCGGCCACCGCCCGCCGGTTCACCGACGAGGGCGCCCGCGTCCTGGTCACCGACCTGGACGGGGACCGCGCGGAGAAGACTGCGGCGGCACTGCCGGGTGCGCTGCCGTTCACGTGCGACGTCACCGACCGGTCCGCCGTCGAGGCGGCCGTCGCGTACGCGGTGGCGGAGTTCGGCGCACTCGACGTGCTGGTCAACAACGCGTACGCCTGCTCGCCGGACGCCCCGCTCTTCGAGGACGAGGACGACGCGTCCTGGCACCGCGACCTGGACGCCACGCTGAGCGGCGCGTTCCGTGTCTCGCGCGCCGCCCTGCCGCATCTCGCGGCGGCGGGCGGCCGGGGCGCGATCGTGAGCGTCGGATCGGTCAACGGGGCCCAGGACTTCGGCAACCACGCGTACAGCGCCGCGAAGGCGGGCCTGACCAGCCTGACCCGTACGCTCGCGGGCCACGCGGCGCCGCGCGGGGTCCGGGTCAATCTGGTGGCGCCGGGCACGATCCACACGGACGTATGGGCGTTGCGCGGCGTGGAGGGCACTCTCGAACAGGCCGCGAAACACTACCCGTTGGGCCGGGTGGGGGTTCCGGACGACATCGCGGCGGCCATCGCGTTCCTGGCGTCGCGCGACGCCGCGTGGATCACCGGGGTGACGCTGCCGGTGGACGGCGGCCTCCTGAACAGCAACCTGGGGCTGCGCGCCTCGCTGGGCTGA
- a CDS encoding DUF4232 domain-containing protein yields the protein MTAKLNRAVRCAAAVLAVVAVGAGATACDSSSGSSPKAGAQAAGTAQDSSGQQDGSQDKAQGGTEDAAQSAAPDKAPGGASDKAENPSSRPGMKTAAQTASRTDAVNPASAGTSSRCHTGDLRYTWGGPHGGAPDMQDSTDQQVATIQLKNSGGRTCTLRGFPGLRLVSKSGVAWDLRRSGDTPSTMTLHPGDATAMVSFNLLAIPADSKDTKPFVPSKVLVTPPNETTHVTLDWPYGGAILDQSGATHPGTFVNPIGVG from the coding sequence ATGACCGCCAAGCTGAACCGAGCCGTCCGCTGTGCCGCCGCCGTACTGGCCGTCGTCGCGGTCGGCGCCGGTGCCACCGCGTGCGACTCGTCCTCCGGGTCCTCACCCAAGGCCGGTGCACAGGCCGCCGGTACGGCGCAGGACTCGTCCGGCCAGCAGGACGGCTCGCAGGACAAGGCCCAGGGAGGCACGGAGGACGCGGCCCAGAGCGCCGCACCGGACAAGGCCCCCGGCGGCGCATCGGACAAGGCGGAGAACCCCTCCTCCAGGCCCGGCATGAAGACGGCGGCTCAGACGGCCTCGCGGACCGATGCCGTGAACCCCGCATCGGCCGGCACCAGCAGCCGCTGCCACACCGGCGACCTGCGCTACACCTGGGGTGGCCCGCACGGTGGCGCCCCGGACATGCAGGACTCCACCGACCAGCAGGTGGCGACGATCCAGCTGAAGAACAGCGGCGGGCGCACCTGCACCCTGCGCGGCTTCCCGGGCCTGCGCCTGGTCAGCAAGTCCGGTGTGGCATGGGACCTGCGCCGCTCCGGGGACACGCCGAGCACCATGACCCTGCACCCCGGCGACGCCACGGCCATGGTCAGCTTCAACCTCCTGGCGATCCCCGCGGACTCCAAGGACACCAAGCCCTTCGTACCGAGCAAGGTCCTGGTCACCCCGCCCAACGAGACGACGCACGTCACCCTCGACTGGCCCTACGGCGGCGCCATCCTGGACCAGTCCGGCGCCACCCACCCCGGCACCTTCGTCAACCCGATCGGGGTGGGCTGA
- a CDS encoding serine hydrolase, whose translation MGSHARPNRIHRTGVRIAMVALVGAALPITAGGLAEAATPGAGATHSADENGQQGSEATTPAHQDQAVQQQSQPAGSAQHAVKAAAAQDPKDQAAPQITADHAFLLDARDGSQEREMWAGAKADESVPMASTTKIMTALVVLKHPEWLEHQITVKQEYRDYVQKAGGSTADLQTGDKLTVRQMLNAMLIPSGDDAAMALADNFGTGATQDARIADFVAQMNAEAQQLNLTGTHFDTFDGISHGNNHSTARDLAKLGQRAMLQPVFADVVNKTQYKTEAPAANGHTRYYTWNTTNELLGSYDGALGVKTGSGPEDGYCVVFAAKRDNRTLVGVVLGDTTDKARFDDAAKMLDWGFAH comes from the coding sequence ATGGGTTCCCACGCCCGCCCCAACCGGATACACCGCACCGGAGTCCGGATCGCGATGGTCGCACTCGTCGGGGCAGCCCTGCCCATCACCGCAGGCGGTCTCGCCGAGGCGGCCACCCCCGGCGCCGGTGCCACGCACTCCGCCGACGAGAACGGCCAGCAGGGCAGCGAGGCCACCACTCCGGCCCACCAGGACCAGGCCGTGCAGCAGCAGTCCCAGCCAGCCGGGTCCGCGCAGCACGCCGTCAAGGCCGCCGCCGCTCAGGACCCGAAGGACCAGGCCGCTCCCCAGATCACCGCCGACCACGCCTTCCTGCTGGATGCCCGTGACGGCAGCCAGGAGCGGGAGATGTGGGCCGGGGCCAAGGCCGACGAGAGCGTGCCGATGGCCAGCACCACCAAGATCATGACCGCCCTGGTGGTGCTCAAGCACCCGGAGTGGCTGGAGCACCAGATCACGGTGAAGCAGGAGTACCGGGACTACGTCCAGAAGGCCGGCGGCAGCACCGCCGACCTTCAGACCGGCGACAAGCTGACGGTCAGGCAGATGCTGAACGCCATGCTGATCCCGTCCGGCGACGACGCCGCCATGGCCCTGGCCGACAACTTCGGCACCGGCGCCACCCAGGACGCGCGGATCGCCGACTTCGTGGCCCAGATGAACGCCGAGGCGCAGCAACTGAACCTGACCGGGACGCACTTCGACACCTTCGACGGCATCTCGCACGGCAACAACCACAGCACCGCCCGCGACCTGGCCAAGCTCGGCCAGCGCGCGATGCTGCAGCCGGTGTTCGCCGACGTCGTGAACAAGACGCAGTACAAGACCGAGGCCCCGGCGGCCAACGGCCACACCCGGTACTACACCTGGAACACCACCAACGAGCTGCTGGGCAGCTACGACGGTGCCCTGGGCGTGAAGACCGGCAGCGGCCCGGAGGACGGCTACTGCGTCGTCTTCGCCGCCAAGCGGGACAATCGCACCCTGGTCGGCGTGGTCCTCGGGGACACCACTGACAAGGCCCGCTTCGACGACGCCGCCAAGATGCTCGACTGGGGCTTCGCCCACTGA